GCAAATCGAAACCTTATGCACCCTGGTCGCACCGCGCATTCCGACAGCAATTGCGGCGTATGAAGAAAAACTGGCCGCGCGTTTGCGTATAGCCCTGCAAACAGGTGATGATGAACGCCTGCGGCAGGAAATCACATTATTCGCCAGCAAGATTGATGTGGATGAAGAATTGTCGCGCCTGCAAACGCATCTGGTAGAAATGAAGCGAGTGCTGGTCCAAGGCGGAACAGTCGGCAAGCGGCTGGACTTTCTGATGCAGGAACTACACCGCGAGGCGAACACGCTAGGCTCAAAGTCCGTCGATGCAGAAGTATCGCGTGCGTCCATGGAAATGAAGCTATTGATTGAACAGATGCGTGAACAAATACAGAATTTGGAGTAACGTTTCATTCTGTCGCACGTCGGGTGATGTATTTATAACCCCTCGTTACTTGAACTGGGAAAATGAAGATAATGTACAACGTGAATAAAACGGTGTGTTAGTCAACTAAATTTGGGTGTGATGCAGATTTTTCCTTCAATTTAAACAATTAATTATCAAGTAAGCGCCAGTTTATACACCTTACAGGTGCCTTTGTCGGCATTTTTTGGGTGTGTACTTTACGTTAGGCTTTTTCATACCCAACCTTTTCGACATCCAAATCTATTGACAGGAACATTATGCGCACCTTAATCATCACTCTCGGAGGCCTTGTGGTCTGGGCAGTGTGCCTTGGTATTGCAAAGTTTTTAGCCAATAGCAGTGCTACGTCAATCAATATTGCTACCACAGCATTTGGCACTATTTGGTTCTTGATTGCCGCTGCCAATATGTGGATGGGTGTGGCGCAGGCGGGCTACTCGATCAAGGAAGAACTACCCATTATCTTCCTACTGATCTTCTTGCTGCCGGTTACAGCAGCCATCTTTGTGAAGTGGAAATTTTTTTGAAAAAGGAGAAATCAAACATGAGCAAGCATTCATTGAGCGGCAAGGTAGTCATCGTTGGCGGCGGAGCCAAAAATCTCGGAGGTTTGATCAGTCGCACCTTCGCCGCAGATGGTGCCAAGATTATCGCCCACTACAACAGTGCAGCTACCAGGTCGGATGCCGACAAGACCGTGGCTGACATTAAAGCGGCAGGCGGCGACGCGATTGCGGTACAGGGGGACTTCACCAAGGTCGACGAGGTCGTGAAGGCATTTGCAGCGGCGAAGAAGCACTACGGCAGCATAGACATCGCCATCAATACTGTAGGCAAAGTCCTCAAGAAGCCGTTCGCGGAAACCACTGAGGCGGAATATGACTCGATGGCTGCTATCAACTCCAAGGCCGCATATTTCTTCATGCAAGAGGCAGGCAAGCAGCTCAATGACGGGGGCAAGATCTGCACGATCGTGACATCGCTCCTCGCGGCTTACACCGGTCTCTACTCGACCTACGGCGGCATGAAGGCCCCGGTGGAACACTTCACCCGTGCTGCCTCAAAGGAGTTCGGTAGCCGCGGTATTTCCGTGACAGCAGTTGGCCCGGGTCCCATGGACACCCCGTTCTTTTACGGTCAAGAGACACCTGAGGCTGTGGCCTATCACAAGTCCGCCTCCGCACTGGGCGGCCTGACGAAGATCGAGGACATCGTGCCTTTGATCAAGTTTCTCGTAACCGATGGCTGGTGGATCACTGGTCAGACCATCTTTGCCAACGGCGGCTACACCACGCGGTAGGCTGGAGCAAGAAGAGCCTAACAACCGGTTGCAGCCAAGTAGATACCGTCTTTATGGTCAGATTTTTCCACTTTCAAGCACTTGAAAATTTATGTTCATGTCCACAGATTGCGGGGTATGGCAACCCTGCCAGCATTTACCTGTTGAAAGGAGACATCATGCATTATCGAGGTATTTTTCACCGCGATCTGTTCTCGGAACTGGAGCGGTTGCAGCGTGAGTTTGACGGCTCCCCCAGCATTCGCGGTGCGGCGCCAGGCTATCCGGCCATGAACGTTGGCACAACATCGAAGTCGGTTGAGGTCTCTGCCTTTGCGCCCGACATGACACCGGAGGAATTCGATGTGCAAGTCGAGAATGGCGTGCTGGCCATCAGTGGTGAGCGCAAAAACATAGTGCCGCCTGAGGGAGCGACCATACATATTGGCGAACATTTCTCCGGGCATTTCCGACGTGTCGTATCACTGCCGGACGACATCGAGCCGAATTCAACTACGGCCAGTTATCGCGATGGCGTGCTACACGTCTGCGTGGCGCGCAGGGAAGCGGCCCAATCGCGCCGGATTTCGGTTCAATGAGAAAAGGAGAACACCATGAACGAGAAAGTCATCAAGCGTGAAAATGCGAGTGAAGAGAGTGCAGCCATGCGCCCTGCAGTGAATGTAGTTGAAGATGCGACCGGCATCACACTGTATGCCGATCTACCTGGAGTGCTAAAAGAAAAGTTGTCCATCCATGTGGGAGGCGACAATCTGATTCTGGAAGGCGAGCTGGAAATAAATTCCCCGCCGAACATGGAGGCGATCCACGCTGAAGTCGATCTGTCGCGTTACCGCCGGGTATTCACCCTGTCGCGGGAACTGGATGGCGACAAGGTATCGGCAGGATTCCGACATGGCGTGCTGGAATTGCGCATTCAGAAGGCCGAGCATGCCCAGCCGCGCCGGATCGTAGTGCAGACTGCCTGATCTCATCATCCGGCAGTGGATTCACTCCACTGCCGGATATAGATAGGAGGTTCATCATGCAAATTGAAAGAATTTAAGGGCACCTCTAAAAATTAAGAGTTCTAAACAAGACTAGGCGCGAATAAAAAATGTTGACGCAGCATATAGTTGATATGTAAGGAAACATTTTTTGTGAGCAACAACGTATTGTGACGAAATCTGAATTTTTAGAGGTGCCCTTAAGAGAACATGGGAGCTGCTAGCCCCTTTGATTTCCCTCACCCCAACGTCTTGAACACCACCTCCTGCACATCCTTGGACAAGCCTTTGGTTGCGGCGACTTTCTGCAACGCGGCCTGCATCTGCTGTTTCAGCGCGGGCTGGTATTTTTTCCAGTGATCCAGCGTGCGTACCAAACGTGCGGCCACCTGCGGATTGAGCTTGTTCAACGCGATCACCTGTTCTGTCCAGAAGGCATAACCGCTGCCATCCGCTGCATGGAACTGTGACGGATTGCCGTTGCAAAAACTGGAGATCAGGCTGCGTGCGCGGTTGGGATTTTTCAGCGTGAACGCGGGATGGGTCATCAGCTTGCGCACCGCTGTTACATCGGTATGCATCGCGACCGCCTGCAGGCTGAACCATTTGTCCACCACCAGCGCCTCGTTTTTGAAATCCCGATAGAAGTTTTTCAATGGCTGCTGTGCCGTCTTGCTGCCGGTATTCACCAGCGCCATCAGCGCGGCCAAGCGGTCGGTCATGTTGTCGGCTGCGTCGATCTGCGCGTGGGCCAGTTGCAACGTGGATTCATCTTGCCAGCCAAGCAGATAAGACAGGCACAGGTTTTTCAGCCCGCGCTTGCCGGCCGATCTGGCATCGGGGCTGTATTTGCCGGGTGTCAGGTTGGCTGCATAGACGGCGATGAAATCGGCCTTGAGTCTTGCAGAGATTGTCTTGCGCATGAACTGGCGCGCAGTGTGGATCGCCTGCGGGTCGATCACTTCGCACTGTTCGGCTAGCATCAGTTCCGAAGGCAGCGTCAGCACTACCTCACGGAAAGACGGATCAAGCGCCGTGTCGATGAGCGTGGTACGCAAGGCGTTGATGAACAACTCATCCAGCGTCAGCGCATCACCCGCCTGCACCTGTTTGATCAAACTCAATAGACGTTGCATCGCCAGGCGTTGCCCGGCCTCCCAACGGTTGAAAGCATCGCTGTCATGCGCCATCAGCTGCGCCAGCTCCTGGTCGGAATAGTCATATTCCATCACCACCGGGGCAGAGAAGTTGCGCAGTAATGATGGCGTGGGTTTGGTGGTGACGCGGTTGAAGATGAACGTCTGTTTTGCCTGGGTCAGCTCCAGCACGCAGGAGGTGGCAGGTTTTGAAGATGCGGCACCCTCAAGAGTCAGCGCCATGTCGCGGCCCCGTGCATCGAGCAGGCCAACCACAACGGGGATATGGAAAGGCAGCGGCTTCTTTTGTCCGGCGACGGGCTTGCAACGCTGGCTGAGCGTCAATTTATAAGTCTGTTTGGCCGCGTCGTAGTGGCTTTGCACCTTGAGCTGCGGCGTGCCAGGCTGGCTATACCAGCGCTCGAACTGGGCGAGATCGCGCCCGCTGCTGTGTGCCATCGCCGCGCGGAAATCGTCGCAGCTAACCGCCTGCCCGTCATGCCGTTCAAAGTACAGGTCCATGCCCTTGCGAAAGCCTTCACGCCCCAGCAGAGTCTGAACCATGCGCACCACCTCGGCCCCTTTTTCATAGATCGTGACCGTGTAAAAATTGCTGATCTCCACAAAACTGTCCGGCCGCACCGCATGGGCCATCGGCCCCGCATCTTCGGAAAACTGCACTTGGCGCAGCATGCGCACATTTTCAATGCGACTCACCGCGCGACCGCTGTCCGTGCCGATCATGTCGGCAGAGAATTCCTGGTCGCGGAACACGGTGAGGCCTTCCTTCAACGACAACTGAAACCAGTCGCGGCAGGTCACGCGGTTGCCGGTCCAGTTATGAAAGTATTCATGGCCGACCACCGCCTCGATATTGGCGTAATCGGTGTCGGTGGCGATGCTGGGGTTGGCCAGCACATACTTGGTGTTGAAGATATTCAGGCCCTTGTTTTCCATCGCGCCCATGTTGAAGTCGCCCACCGCGACGATCATAAAGCGGTCCAGATCCAGCTCCAGCCCGTAGCGTTCCTGATCCCAGCGGATGCTGTGTTTGAGCGAATCCATCGCATGCTGCGTCTTGTCCAGATTGCCCGGCTCCACCCACACTTGCAGCAGCACTTTTCGTCCACTATTTAATTTGAATTTTTCTTCTTGACACACCAGCTTGCCTGCCACCAGCGCAAACAGATAGGAAGGCTTCTTGAACGGGTCTTCCCACTTGGCATAGTGGCGGCCATTGGGCAGATCACCCTGTTCGATCAGGTTGCCATTGGACAGCAACACCGGATACTTTTTCTTGTCGCCGCGCAGCATCACCGTGTATTTCGCCATCACGTCCGGGCGATCGGGGAACCAGGTGATCTTGCGGAAACCTTCGGCCTCGCATTGGGTAAAGAAATTGCCGTTGGAAATATACAGCCCCATCATCAAGGTATTCTTCTCGGGCTCAACCAGCGTCTCGATCTCCAGCGTGATCTCGTCCGGTGCATTGGCGATGCGCAATTTTCCGTCGGCTATCGAGTAACCCTTAACACCTTTGCGGAGCGTTTTGCCGTTCATACGCAAGGCCACCAGCTTGACGCCGTCGCCCAGCAGCTCCACTTCCTTGTTGGGCGATGCGCTATTGCGCTGCAGGGTGATGCACGTGGACACACGCGTTGCCGCGGGGTCGAGATCGAAACCCATTTCAACGGTGTTCACCCAATAGGCCGGGGCAGTGTAGTCTTTGCGATGGATGGTGACGGGTGGTTTCTGGGTCGGGTTCTGGGTCATGAGCGGCAGGTCAAGAGGATGTGAGAAGAAGCGGATTTTAACAGGGTCGGGGCTGGCAGGGCTCTCTGCTTGAATCGATGGAGTCTGATCCTATTGATCCAAGCTCCTATGACCCCGTGCTTACAAAGGGGCCCGCTTCGTTTTATTTTTTTGAAACTCATCAGATTACACCATAAAAAAACGAAGCAGGCCCCTTTAATTATTTTTTCATTCAGGAGGTTTGAAAGCTAGCCACCTGCGATGCGAGCTAGGCCCATCCACATCCAACTCCAAAGCAACAGCTGCCATGTGCTTCTTACGTCCGTCCGAGTAGCGTGCAAATGACTCCCAGTAATCTTTCAAGTCAGATGTAATCTTTACAATTTCAAGTCAGATGTAATCTTTACAATGTTTGCATTGCCTGGTACATACTTCGGCACAATTACTGTTGAGATTGAGTCCCATTTAATTCGACCTCTATTCATACCAGTAGTACTGGCGAGTATGTCGCCAAGAATTTCCTTAGTTCGTAACAGGTTGCAGTAGTAAACCGCCTCTTCCTCTGAATCGGCCTGAAGAATCGTGTATTCATTCGAAACGAATTTACCTGAGTGAAAGGGGGGGACGATTCCAACGGCACCTCTGCCAACTCCCATGTTTGACATCAAAATATCCCACGATTTAACAACGTACAAGGCTGAATATGAACACTCGGCTCCCTCGATAATATCGCCTTCAATTACGTCCCCATCATAATTCACACGTAGAAATTGATAGGCGTCTGTTTCAAGAACGGATAATTTCCGGCCAGCCGCTGGATGAAGGACATCCTGTATTAAGCAAATCGACAATTTCTTTGCTTCCCAAATTGAGGTTTTCCGCCCGCCATCAGCTATGCAGAATTTAACGTCCATTCTGTCGGCAATTCTAGAAGCTGGCACGGTATAGTTACCTGCTTTTCCATCTAAATAATTTTCAAAACTCTTAACAATCGTTTGAGCTTCGACAAGCTTTTGGGTTGAGAGGGTTGCAGCATCTATTCCTATACGTCTCGCGGTTTTTTCTTCAATGCCTAAACAAACTGAAGATGCCATAAATACATCGCTTTGCACCTCACATTCCTTACGGCGACGTAAATACAAAATCGATGTTTTAACTCTGGCAGAGGCGCGCTTAAATGCATCCCCAGGCAAAGAGATTACGGCAAGCAAGATAAATTGTTCACGAATATAATTTCTTACATGAGCATAAGATGCACCAGAAAGCACTGAATCATCTATAACTGCGAGAATTTTCCCATCATCACTTACCAAATCCTTGTAGCGCTCCAAGAACATCACGCTACTTAGCAGACTTTTTAGAACATTTCCTTCAGACTTGTCGACGCTAATTTCATATTGATTTAGAACATGCCCCTGCTCTTCATCATCCCTTGAATATTTTAGTGAAAACGGTGGGTTAGACAGAATTACATCAAACGTCAAACCATTACCAAGAACTAGTTCACGGACTTCCTTTAGCTGTTTGTTATATTCAATCGATGCATTACCGACAGGCCCCAATGTTTTATCGAGAGAGTCCGCATGATAAATATGACTACCGCCGTCCCCATGTAAATACATATTCATTCTGGCGATTCTATAAATAGCAGGATCACTACCAGCATCGATTCCAAATATGGATTCATTTTTAATTGATGAAATCAAAGCTGCACGCTCTTTGGTCGTAACCCCGACCAATGCATTTGCATCCTGAATCATCTTACCCATGGCTGAAATCAGAAAGCCGCCAGAACCACAACACGCATCTAGAACTTTTGGCACGCCTGTTTTAGTGACCTTGATTTGAGCAAGATTAACCATAAGATCAACAATATCACGGGGTGTAAAAAATTGACCAAGGTCTCTACCACGCACAGTTGCATCAAGAAACGTCTCGAACATTCTGCCGTGGATATCCTCCTCCATCGAAATGAAATCAATATGCTGCAGTTCTTTAACTATCCATTTAATTGTGTCTTTACTAAGCTTAATTTGCTCGTTCTCGTCAAAAACGCGCTTTTTCTTATCATTCCTAATTTCTTCCTCAAGCGACTTTACCAAGTTTTTGAACAAAGGATCATTGATTGGGCTTTCATTCTCTGTTTGACTATTTATCCAGTGCGTACTGAATACAACATCTTTATATTTTGGCTTTGGATCCACGCCAAATCTAGAGTGAATTTCGCGATCTTTCTGGATCTTCACAAAGATAATTTTCATTAACTCTTCAAAAGCTGCACTTGGACTCTTTTTTTCTTTTGCCCAAATATACTGGTGCATCCTCTGAAACAAATCACTTAAACCTTCAAGAGTTGTTTTTTCAAATTGAAAAATAGCATTGTCCACCAACGCCATTTGTTCTTCAGCCGATTCAGCTAGTGCTTTTTTTCCAATTATTTTGTGCAACTCTTTATATTTTTCTTTCCCCTTATCGAAATCCTGAAACTCAAGCTCAAGAATTGGCTTTTGAACATCCCACTTATACAAGGCTGTCTTAACGCCGTTGCTGAGCAAATAATACCTAACAGGGTTATGGTCATATGCTTTGTTAATTTCCAGGCAGTAAGACGAACACTGCTGCTCAAATTCAGATATCACCTCCGTAGTTGCTTTCGCATCAACAATTAACGTTGGCATCCCCAATGAAATAATTGCGTAGTCAGGCTTGTACAAGGAAGACTTGCTTCCTTTTCCTACTTTCAGTTCTCGAAGAGATGTTTTTAACTTAATTTCGGCAGAGACAAATCCAAGGTCATCAAGCAACTTATCGACAAAACGCGCCTCAACAGAAGCTTCATTATCCAAATCTTGGAGGTCACAGAATTTATTCTTCATACAAATTATTCCAATTTTGGAAAAACAATAATAGGGGACAGGCCACGGTTTCCAGCAAAGATCGCGCATTCATTTGCCTAGCCTCCCACCCATAAACATGAATCAGGGGGTACCCTAAGGATCGATAGGGTCGGACTCGATTGATCCTTACCTCAAGCCGCCTTGAGCATGAAGTCCACATGGATGGCATCGAACGGAAACACGATCATGCCATCGTCTGTTTTTGACAGCAGCCCAGCGTTAAGCAATGTGGTTACATCGCCATGCACGGCTTTGACGTCGCGC
This genomic interval from Candidatus Nitrotoga sp. AM1P contains the following:
- the pepN gene encoding aminopeptidase N, with protein sequence MTQNPTQKPPVTIHRKDYTAPAYWVNTVEMGFDLDPAATRVSTCITLQRNSASPNKEVELLGDGVKLVALRMNGKTLRKGVKGYSIADGKLRIANAPDEITLEIETLVEPEKNTLMMGLYISNGNFFTQCEAEGFRKITWFPDRPDVMAKYTVMLRGDKKKYPVLLSNGNLIEQGDLPNGRHYAKWEDPFKKPSYLFALVAGKLVCQEEKFKLNSGRKVLLQVWVEPGNLDKTQHAMDSLKHSIRWDQERYGLELDLDRFMIVAVGDFNMGAMENKGLNIFNTKYVLANPSIATDTDYANIEAVVGHEYFHNWTGNRVTCRDWFQLSLKEGLTVFRDQEFSADMIGTDSGRAVSRIENVRMLRQVQFSEDAGPMAHAVRPDSFVEISNFYTVTIYEKGAEVVRMVQTLLGREGFRKGMDLYFERHDGQAVSCDDFRAAMAHSSGRDLAQFERWYSQPGTPQLKVQSHYDAAKQTYKLTLSQRCKPVAGQKKPLPFHIPVVVGLLDARGRDMALTLEGAASSKPATSCVLELTQAKQTFIFNRVTTKPTPSLLRNFSAPVVMEYDYSDQELAQLMAHDSDAFNRWEAGQRLAMQRLLSLIKQVQAGDALTLDELFINALRTTLIDTALDPSFREVVLTLPSELMLAEQCEVIDPQAIHTARQFMRKTISARLKADFIAVYAANLTPGKYSPDARSAGKRGLKNLCLSYLLGWQDESTLQLAHAQIDAADNMTDRLAALMALVNTGSKTAQQPLKNFYRDFKNEALVVDKWFSLQAVAMHTDVTAVRKLMTHPAFTLKNPNRARSLISSFCNGNPSQFHAADGSGYAFWTEQVIALNKLNPQVAARLVRTLDHWKKYQPALKQQMQAALQKVAATKGLSKDVQEVVFKTLG
- a CDS encoding SDR family oxidoreductase, translated to MSKHSLSGKVVIVGGGAKNLGGLISRTFAADGAKIIAHYNSAATRSDADKTVADIKAAGGDAIAVQGDFTKVDEVVKAFAAAKKHYGSIDIAINTVGKVLKKPFAETTEAEYDSMAAINSKAAYFFMQEAGKQLNDGGKICTIVTSLLAAYTGLYSTYGGMKAPVEHFTRAASKEFGSRGISVTAVGPGPMDTPFFYGQETPEAVAYHKSASALGGLTKIEDIVPLIKFLVTDGWWITGQTIFANGGYTTR
- a CDS encoding N-6 DNA methylase, whose protein sequence is MKNKFCDLQDLDNEASVEARFVDKLLDDLGFVSAEIKLKTSLRELKVGKGSKSSLYKPDYAIISLGMPTLIVDAKATTEVISEFEQQCSSYCLEINKAYDHNPVRYYLLSNGVKTALYKWDVQKPILELEFQDFDKGKEKYKELHKIIGKKALAESAEEQMALVDNAIFQFEKTTLEGLSDLFQRMHQYIWAKEKKSPSAAFEELMKIIFVKIQKDREIHSRFGVDPKPKYKDVVFSTHWINSQTENESPINDPLFKNLVKSLEEEIRNDKKKRVFDENEQIKLSKDTIKWIVKELQHIDFISMEEDIHGRMFETFLDATVRGRDLGQFFTPRDIVDLMVNLAQIKVTKTGVPKVLDACCGSGGFLISAMGKMIQDANALVGVTTKERAALISSIKNESIFGIDAGSDPAIYRIARMNMYLHGDGGSHIYHADSLDKTLGPVGNASIEYNKQLKEVRELVLGNGLTFDVILSNPPFSLKYSRDDEEQGHVLNQYEISVDKSEGNVLKSLLSSVMFLERYKDLVSDDGKILAVIDDSVLSGASYAHVRNYIREQFILLAVISLPGDAFKRASARVKTSILYLRRRKECEVQSDVFMASSVCLGIEEKTARRIGIDAATLSTQKLVEAQTIVKSFENYLDGKAGNYTVPASRIADRMDVKFCIADGGRKTSIWEAKKLSICLIQDVLHPAAGRKLSVLETDAYQFLRVNYDGDVIEGDIIEGAECSYSALYVVKSWDILMSNMGVGRGAVGIVPPFHSGKFVSNEYTILQADSEEEAVYYCNLLRTKEILGDILASTTGMNRGRIKWDSISTVIVPKYVPGNANIVKITSDLKL
- a CDS encoding Hsp20/alpha crystallin family protein, with translation MHYRGIFHRDLFSELERLQREFDGSPSIRGAAPGYPAMNVGTTSKSVEVSAFAPDMTPEEFDVQVENGVLAISGERKNIVPPEGATIHIGEHFSGHFRRVVSLPDDIEPNSTTASYRDGVLHVCVARREAAQSRRISVQ
- a CDS encoding Hsp20/alpha crystallin family protein, which produces MNEKVIKRENASEESAAMRPAVNVVEDATGITLYADLPGVLKEKLSIHVGGDNLILEGELEINSPPNMEAIHAEVDLSRYRRVFTLSRELDGDKVSAGFRHGVLELRIQKAEHAQPRRIVVQTA